CGTGGCGCGGGGATCGCGGCGCACGACCTCGTCGGCCGGGTCCTCCCACGGTCCGAAGGCCGCGGGGAAGAGGGGGCGCGACGTCGCGTCGTTGCCGGCCGCACAGACCACGGTCGTGCCGGTCCTGCCGATCAGGGCGAGCAGCTCGTAGAGGGTCGGGTCGAACTCCAGGTCGTACGGCGTCTCGTGGTAGTAGCCGAACGACAGGTTCAGCACGTCGAGGCTCAACCCGTTCTCGGCGCCGTCACCGGCGCGGACGAGCTGCGCGATGCGGATCAGGGCGGTGACGAAGTCGGACTCGGCGAGCGTGCCGTCGGAGTCCATGACGCGCCACCAGTGGATGTCGGCGTCGGGGCAGCCCTGGTGCAGGAGGCCCACGATGAACGTCCCGTGGCCCGAGGCGTCGTCGATGGAGCCGTCGAGCGGGCCGCTGACGTTGCCGAGCGTCTCGGGGTCGGTGGGCGCGTCGTCGCGACCGATGGTGACCCCGGCGATCAGCTTCGTGCCGTCCTTGACGGCGCCGTTGGTGAACCAGGGGTGCTTGCCGCAACCGGAGTCCAGTACCCCGACCCGCGGGCGGCGCTGGCCGTCGGGATCGTCGGGGGAGCGGGTGGGGGCCGGGCCGACCCAGGCCACCGGCTGACGTCCGCCGGAGCCGACGTCGCCGTACGAGTCGACGGCCATGCTCGCACCCCGCGTGAACGGGGCTCCGCGCGTGAAGGGAGCGCCCCGCGTGAACGGAGCCCCGCGGGTGAACGGGGCCCCGCGCGTGAAGGGAGCGCCTCGCGTGAAGGGAGCGCCCCGGGTGAACGGCGCGCCCCGGGTGAACGGGCTGCTCTGCAGGACGTGGTCGAGGCCGATCCCGTGCAGCAGGTCGGTCCCCTTCTCAGGCTCTCGACCCAGGGCCAGAGCACGGGCCGCCTGGAGCAGCGACCAGGCGTCCGGCGGACGGGCGTGCGAGCGGGCCGTGGCGGAGATGACGACCCGGGCCATCCCGACGCTGCCGGTGGTGGTGAGCCAGGGATAGCGCTCAGCGCGCTCCCGGCGCTCCTCCTCGGTCTCCTCGATCTGGATCCGCGGGTAGGTCTCGTCCTCGACGACCTGCCAGTTGAAGACCTCGGCGGCGTCCTTCAGCAGCTGGATCGCGGCATCGACGTCGACGAGCGTGGAGATGAGCAGCTTCGTCGAGAGATATGCGGTGGGGTGGGCCTCACGCCCACCGGGACCCACGGTGGCCTTGGAGGGGTCGAGGGTCGCGCCCTCGCGCGCGGCGACGCTCTCCAGCTCCTGCTCCCGCTCCCACGGGTCCTGCTCTTCCCAGCGCGGGGGCTCCTGGCCAGTCGGACGCATCCGGTGCTCCTCAGATCTCGAAGGTGGGGGTCGCCAGCTCGGTGTCGCCCGAGAAGTAGATGCGGATCAATCCGGCCGGCAGCGCGTCGAACTCGAAGCGGCCGTCGGTGACGTCGGCGGTCCACGTCTGGTCGCCCGACGTGAGGCGCGCCTCGCTGGCCCCGGTGCCGGTGACCCAGCCGTCCACGCGTCGGGTGGTCTCGTCGACCTCGGCCACGCGCAGCAGGATGGACGTCTCGTCGTGGGAGAACTCGATCGTGATGACGCCCGAGCCTCGGGTGCCGACGAGCTCGGTGCTGCGGCCCAGCAGGCTCAGCAGCTCGTAGTCGGCGTCGAGGTTCTCCGCGGCGACCGCGGCGATCATGGCGTCGGTCAGGTGGGCGGGCGGTGGATCGAGCACCTCGTACATCGCTCGCAGGTTCGTGAAGATCGGATCGCGTTCGGTCATGACGTGGCCCCCTCGCCGGAGATGACGGACTTGAGCTTCTCGAGGCAGCGTCGGCGTGTCGGGCCGATGCTCCCCACGGGCATGCCCAGGTCCTCGGAGATGTGCTGGTAGTCGGGCCGGTCGTCGAAGCCGGTGGTTCTCGTCGGCCGAGACGGCCTCGGACTCGGCGGCGGGCGAGCTCGGCAGCGCAGGCGCCAGCAGCTCGTCGTCGACCGCGTCCTCGCGCCGGTTCCGTGAGGCGACCCGCCACGCCTGGCGGCGGGCCGTGATGATGAGCCACGACGAGACCGCACGCGGGTTGTCCACGCTGTCGGCCTTGCGCACGAGGGTCAGCCAGGTGAACTGGATGACGTCCTCGCACACGTCCTCGTCGAGTCGGTAGGCGCGCACCACGTGCCACAGCACGGGGGTCATCTCGCGCACGAGTTCGTCGATCGCTCCGCGGTCCCCGTCACGCCAGCGTGCGAAGGCCTCGCCGGAGCGGATCCACGGGCCGTCGTCGGATTCTGCTGGTTCGTGTGACTTTTCGCTGGTCACGAAGTTCATTGTGCGCACATCCGGGACGAGGCAGGAAGGGGGCGCGCTGATACACGCGGTCGACGGACCGCCGGCAGGGCGGTGCTCGCTAGTAGCCTGTCGGGGTGCGACGACCCTCCCTCCTGCTGTCCGTGGTCCTCGGTCTCGCGACCCTGACGGGCTGTTCCGGCGGGGGTCCCTACTGCGACGCGGTCGACGACGGCCGCGAGTCGCTGGCCACCTTCGGCCAGCAGAACGACGCCGCGTTCGCCACCTACGCCGACGTCACGACGAAGGTCGCCCACGAGGCGCCCGAGGACATCGCGCAGGAGTGGACCGACATCGCCAAGGCGACCAAGAAGGTCGTGATCGCCCATCGCAAGGCCGACTTCGCGCTCGAGGACATGAAGAGCGAGGAGAAGGTGAACGCCCTGTCCCAGCAGGACATCGACCGGATCACCGCCGCCCACGAGGCCTTCAACGACACGAAGGCCCAGCGCGAGGACGTGGTCGAGCACGTGCACGACGAGTGCGGCATCGACCTGTCGAAGAAGTGAGGAGTTGACCGTGGCCCTGCCCGACCTGACCGACGAACAACGCCGCGAGGCGCTGGCCAAGGCGGCCGCCGCCCGCCAGGTGCGTGCCGAGGTGAAGAACCGTCTGCGCCACTCCGGCGCGAGCGTCGCCGACGTGCTGGCCGAGGCCAAGCGCAACGAGGCCGTCGCCAAGATCAAGGTGCTCGACCTGCTCCAGAGCATCCCCGGCATCGGGAAGCTGACGGCCCAGCAGATCATGGCCGACCTGAGCATCGCCGAGAGCCGCCGCCTGCGCGGCCTCGGCTCGAACCAGGCCAAGGGCCTCGTCGCCGAGATCGCCCGTCGTGGCTGAAGGCGAGCGTGGCCGCCTGATCGTGCTGGCCGGGCCCACCGCGGTCGGCAAGGGCACGGTGGCGGCCTGGGTGCGCGAGCACCACCCCGAGATCTGGATGTCCGTCTCGGCCACCACCCGGCCCGCGCGTCCGGGCGAGGTCGACGGACGGCACTACCACTTCGTCAGCCCCGAGGAGTTCGACCGCCTCATTGCCGAGGACGGCCTGCTCGAGTACGCCACGGTCCACGGCGTCAATCGCTACGGCACCCCGCGCGCCGCCGTGGAGGAGAAGCTGGAGCAGGGCGAGTCGGTCCTGCTGGAGATCGACCTGCAGGGTGCGCGCCAGGTGCGCGAGCGGTTCCCGGAGGCGTTCCTGGTGTTCCTGGCGCCGCCCAGCTGGGACGAGCTGGTGAACCGCCTGGTCGGCCGGGGGACCGAGACCGAGGCCGAGCGGGAGCGCCGCCTGGCCACCGCGCGCGAGGAGCTGGCGGCGGTGTCGGAGTTCGACGCCACCATCGTCAACACCGAAGTCGAGGAAGCGGGGCGGGAGTTGGTAGACTTGTTCAGATCACGC
This genomic interval from Aeromicrobium choanae contains the following:
- a CDS encoding S8/S53 family peptidase, encoding MRPTGQEPPRWEEQDPWEREQELESVAAREGATLDPSKATVGPGGREAHPTAYLSTKLLISTLVDVDAAIQLLKDAAEVFNWQVVEDETYPRIQIEETEEERRERAERYPWLTTTGSVGMARVVISATARSHARPPDAWSLLQAARALALGREPEKGTDLLHGIGLDHVLQSSPFTRGAPFTRGAPFTRGAPFTRGAPFTRGAPFTRGAPFTRGAPFTRGASMAVDSYGDVGSGGRQPVAWVGPAPTRSPDDPDGQRRPRVGVLDSGCGKHPWFTNGAVKDGTKLIAGVTIGRDDAPTDPETLGNVSGPLDGSIDDASGHGTFIVGLLHQGCPDADIHWWRVMDSDGTLAESDFVTALIRIAQLVRAGDGAENGLSLDVLNLSFGYYHETPYDLEFDPTLYELLALIGRTGTTVVCAAGNDATSRPLFPAAFGPWEDPADEVVRRDPRATPIVAVGALNPNGRTDAMFTNTGPWVHVYRPGASLVSTIPPFEGGLQPIARATFRGRTRETVDPDDFASGFAVWSGSSFAAPVFAAQLATALVKDLPLEGAADDPEQAVERAIAAIGRLTDPE
- a CDS encoding RNA polymerase sigma factor, which codes for MTSEKSHEPAESDDGPWIRSGEAFARWRDGDRGAIDELVREMTPVLWHVVRAYRLDEDVCEDVIQFTWLTLVRKADSVDNPRAVSSWLIITARRQAWRVASRNRREDAVDDELLAPALPSSPAAESEAVSADENHRLRRPARLPAHLRGPGHARGEHRPDTPTLPREAQVRHLRRGGHVMTERDPIFTNLRAMYEVLDPPPAHLTDAMIAAVAAENLDADYELLSLLGRSTELVGTRGSGVITIEFSHDETSILLRVAEVDETTRRVDGWVTGTGASEARLTSGDQTWTADVTDGRFEFDALPAGLIRIYFSGDTELATPTFEI
- the mihF gene encoding integration host factor, actinobacterial type, which codes for MALPDLTDEQRREALAKAAAARQVRAEVKNRLRHSGASVADVLAEAKRNEAVAKIKVLDLLQSIPGIGKLTAQQIMADLSIAESRRLRGLGSNQAKGLVAEIARRG
- the gmk gene encoding guanylate kinase — translated: MAEGERGRLIVLAGPTAVGKGTVAAWVREHHPEIWMSVSATTRPARPGEVDGRHYHFVSPEEFDRLIAEDGLLEYATVHGVNRYGTPRAAVEEKLEQGESVLLEIDLQGARQVRERFPEAFLVFLAPPSWDELVNRLVGRGTETEAERERRLATAREELAAVSEFDATIVNTEVEEAGRELVDLFRSRPPADPAG